The region cacaactccagtctatcaattaacattttatagcatgaaaaactgcatgtttgtaagaaaaaatactttaattttaaaacaaatagatTTCCATGCTCCATAATGaagctttctccagtgaaaaatcaTTTGCCAGCATATTTTGTTAGAACAGTTTTTAACcgttttcactttaaaattgtgcttgtcttgtgcatatttctctcctgattcagatgagattatttttcactgaagaaaatgtcgtaacttttcactttataagatggtaattgatggactgaagtcacGTTGTGGATTATTGTAGTGTTTTTAGCGACTGTTTGAActcatttactgcagaggatccatcggtggacaagtgatgtaatgctcaacttctccaaatcagttctgatgaagaaataaaatccTCTTCATCCTGGGTGAACTGAGAGTgagaattttctgaaaatgtcAATTTTTGGGTTACCTCTTCCTTTAAGGATGGTTTTGATTTTTAGTTATTAATTGTCATTATTCATTCAGTGTAATAATTACTAGAAGTGTTTGTATAAAAACATGTCTGtacagcactctctctctctgtatgtctcTCAGCTCCGGTGTTGGATGACTCCACAGTGTCTCAGCTGTGTGAGATGGGTTTTCCTCTGGAGGCCTGCAGGAAGGCCGTGTACTACACAGGCAACACTGGCATCGATGCTGCTATGAACTGGGTGATGGGACACATGGAAGACCCTGGTAAATTCACTCTTCAATGAGTGTCAGCTGTGAAGAGGAATTAAAGCAGAATGCAGATTTCCAGTAATATTCTCTCTGTGAACTTCTGCAGATTTCTCGGCACCTTTAGTGTATCCTGGATCAAGTTCTGCTCCTGGCACCACACCCACAGAGAGTCTACCTGAGGAACATCTAGCAACTATTATTTCTATGGGATTCAGCCGAGACCAGGCCACTCGCGCTCTCAGAGCTACGGTGAGACACGGCAACTGTCTTTCTCAACCCAGGggatacaaaatgttttattgatcCATAGACCTGCTACTAAAAGTGTATTGTCTCTCATTCTGCATGTAACCCAGCTGCTAcattgaatacatttacattacctCAGTAtcaaaaaaaatgcaacatttattttaaaattgtgacCAAGAAGTGGCATCACTGAGATTCTCTGGTTAAAGCATTAAAGTCACACAAATCATGGTCCTGAATTATGGGAACTGGTAGTAAAAAGTTTTacaaaaactttgtaaaataaataaagagtgaaACATGTTATGGTTGATGATCTGTGCTTGCTTTCACGGGCCGTTTTATTAATTGATGACTTCTTTAAGAGGTTCAAATCCTATCtatcaatttctgtatttgtAGAATAATGTTCTGGAGCGAGCCGTGGATTGGATCTTCTCTCATCTGGATGATCTGGAGTCCATGGATGTGTCTGAAGGTGGGCGCTCAGAGGGAGGAAGTGAAGCCAGTCGGGAACCTCCTCCAGGACCGCGTGTCCGTGACGGACCAGGAAGTAGGTGTTTCTGTGGTATTTATTAAATGGTGATTTTTGTAAACTGAATCATAAATATTTTGCTCTCTTCCCATCTTTCCCATTTTCTTTACCTGAAGAGTATGAGCTTTTTGCGTTCATCAGTCACATGGGAACGAGCACAATGTGTGGTCATTATGTCTGCCACATCAAGAAGGACCAACAGTGAGTGAAATTCTCTATCCATGTCTCTCTCTATCATTATTCATATTCAATATCTCAGTATTAATGTATTCATTGTCACTCTTTGCTTCTTTCAGGTGGGTAATCTTTAATGATCAGAAAGTTTGTGCCTCTGAGAAACCACCTAAGGACCTGGGCTACCTGTACTTTTACAGAAGAGTGGTTGAATAGAGTAAACTAGAATAGCgtttccctcacacacacacacacacacacacacacacacacacactcctctgtaTCTGATCTACTGAAACAGTAGGGCCAGACTCCTGCTTCTAAACTGACGCACCATTTAATAAGTCAAAGCACTTCTCAGTCAATCATATTCACTACCAAGAGAATTGTAATGAAGGCAGAAGGGGAAAAAATGAGATGTAAGATGTGAAGATTAGTGTTCTTACTCAAAACGCCTTGTTGTACAACgccttaccacacacacacacacacacacacactctagtcTCTTTCGTGCCTCCCCCTGATTGGATAGTGGCTATTGTGACATCATCGCTTTTAGAGCTAAGCTCCTCCTTCCTTTGTGTTTCAGAATGTTCTTGCAAATGTTTAATGGCAAGTAAATGTcactaaatcacaaaaaaaaaaaaaaaacggtcgaACGTTATGAATtggatttttaaatgtaaaaaaaatatgaatgcaaaagGTGTTGTGCAGTTTCACTTTTTCCCTTGTTTTGTTctccttttttttggggggggggggagggaggGATAATTCcttttgctttaaaataataaaaaagtggctTCTGCTTTTGACTCTGTGTattaattatgtgtgtgtattaaggAACTTTCTGCCTAATGCAGTGTCAGCATTAATAAACATGTTTATTACAGAAAGTAACGTGAATGCACTTTCAATACTGAAAGTGGAAAGagtattaatgtaaaaacatgaaaCTCTTCTAAGTGTATAAAGAACACGGATGAGATTTGGTCATTTATCTGGTAAACAGCGTGAGGTTAAAGCGTCATGATGTTTGACTGCTGATAAGATTTGATGAGTGAATTTGTTTAGTGGCCTAAGTTCTGTTGGtgctataaatgtttattaatgtgaaaATGCTGACATcgattagatatttttattaatttatttgttttattcgtTATTGTGACCCTATTTATAACTTTATTCTTAAATCTAACCCTATGTGAAGGATTTCCCAGAGTGAAGTGCATGTGAGAGGCGTTTTCTGCCCTACATTGGTTGTTTCTCTCCAAACAACAGTTTTTGCTTTCTTCCGCTCTCAGCTCATTTCAGTTTCTTGTTCAGGTTTTGGTGTCGACTGGTTTCCCGCACACGATAGTTTTTACCAGTTGGACTAAATGCGCAGAACTTGCCTCAAACTTTATCaacaaacataaaacagcatCCAAACGTGAGTATGAAAAGAAGAGCGTTCAGCTGTGAAAATACATCACTTGCATAAGCGATTGtttcttaaataaaaacacagaaaatcgaGATAGAAATATGAGTTCTAGCAGAATGATTGATTTTTGCTGCTCGAGGTATTTAACAACCAAAAGAAGATTTTCTTTAATGATCAATCTGAAGCCATGATACACGTTTTATCTCTTCGTTAACTTTATTGCCTTCTAAATATTAAATAGGCCTATGTATGCTAATTACATATCtttcgatttttttatttatttaaaattgctaTTGTTAGTTGGAAGTAAAcgacaaatacatatttttagatTATAATACTTTATAATCACATGATTTTTGCAGGATTTATGAAAATGCGTTATCCTTTAATGACTGTAATATGTATattattgcatattcaaatagaaatgttCATTTGCACTAAAAATAGGGAATcttgcgtgtatatatatatatatatatatatatatatatatatatatatatatatatatatatacatgcattagAAGTACATTAAAGCTTTgattaaaaattacagtaaacttttcattgttttttaagaATCTGTAGACTGCAATTTGGAGGCATTCAATATTTTGctggtagcttttttttttttttacttaaaagtcatttaaatttttcatttatttcagattaTTCGAAGTCAATCAGTCGTAATTATGAATATTTCTAGATTTCTAGACGAAACGAATGAAAACGAAACAAAATTTCTTAAGCGAGTTGCGTTTGTGGCTCATAGTCACATGTTTTTTCCtgtttgctctttttttctttgtaaaagcATGAGCCTCTTTttgtgtacaaaaataaaattgttgggATTTTCTCACcgaaaataaatcttaatataactccaggctttttatttaaaaagaaactaaTTTTCATGGActatattttttagaaaaaggAGCAGAATGGCAATTTTCAAGATCCTATTTATTCTTCTTGGTAAGCATAAATTCATAAAGTGCATTGTATTATTCTAAGctgtaatatacattttatttgaagcagTCTATGATTACTTCACCTGTACAGCTTTCTTCGTCTCGCTGTGTTTAACCCTCCTTCTCTCCATCCTTCTCTCCATCAGCGCTGTGTATATGGTGTGGGAAATGTGATGTGTTTTATAAGCGAGTTGGGGAAGATGTTTCCATGAAGTGTGGAGTGGATTCAAACAGTGATATAGAATGGACATTTAATGGCCTGCTCATTTTAAGCATTAAAGGCAAAAGTGGGATGAGACGGAAGGGTATCAGACTCAGTTCTTCTCCATTCAGTCCATAAATGATTTGAATATGTAATTGTGTGAATAGTCACActgtaaattacttttatttttaaaggtaCTTCACATACTGCGAGTAAAGCAAGTTTAAATGGAGACACTTTGAGGGTTCCTAAACTGGAGACAAGTGACTCTGGAAACTATTTCTGCAAGCAGTCAGAGAAACAATACGAAGTGTATGTTGTGTCAGGTCAGAGACGAAAGTAGTGCtcgtcattttttaaatgtttctacttatttattttttataattattttatttctcatatttacTCCCATTTCTCGTTCAGTCTTTGTGAAACCAGGCCCAGTGCTGCTGAAATCTAGTGACGCAGAGCTGCACTGTGAAATTACAGGAAACCCAAATACTAAAGTACAGTGGCTGAGACCCCCTAATAATGaagaatataaagaaaacaatcaAGTAATTCAACTGAAGTCTGTGACTTCAAAAGAAGAAGGCCTGTGGACGTGTAAAGTCAATGATGAGTTGAAGCTCAGTGTAACATTGACTGTTGTTGGTTGGTTTCCCTCAGTAGTAGTTCATCAgaatgagtgatttttttttattactataatgcTTCACATTTCATGCTATCATTGACATTTGTCTGGGTCTCCAACAGATCTCCAGAGCACAGATGTTAATGCTTCTACTGGGGACGACATAGAGCTGCCCTGTTCTCTTCCTCAGAGAGTATCTCAGCGTGTTTTGCGTGGGGGATGGAAGGCTGACCACCTCAAAGAAGTCTCTTTCCCAACCCTGACGAACACAAACGCAGGCTTACACTGGGACAGCAAGGATTTATCAAGGGTCAACTTTACCATTGGGCAGCTCAGCACCAACTTTGATGTcactttgaaaaatgtaaatactttacactgtttttaataatctaaagaatgaTTTtcctgttaatatatatatatatatatatatatatatatatatatatatatatatatatatatatatatatatatatatatatatatatatattaatgttaacaGTAATTTCCCCTCATATTCTCTCAGGTGCAGAAGAGTGATGAAGGGTTGTTTGTGTGTACAGTGGAGTTTGAGGGTGGAGTGATTCTGAGTGCTAAGATGACTTTGACGGTtgtcgaaaaaaaactttcaggtAAAACAAAACAACTCTGCACAGCTTAACAAGATCAGTCTAGGgatgcacacttttttttaatcagaatcaTTAATTGGCAGATGTTAGAAATTAGATATTGGACATTGTGTATGCTTATTTAccttatatttacattacatttaaatcatgTTAGCTGTCATCTATCTCTCACTTaaagataatatttaaaataataaatatattttttcatactttacaTTAACATATTATATGCCTAAATTGTTATAAGTGGAACTATTTATTAGatcttttgtgtcatttttaatttgacaaaataGACATTAATCGGTTATCAGCCATAACATGAAAACAAGTAATGGTATCTGTCAGACTTTTATTATCACTAAACCTAGATTCAGTCTttgttataatgatttctgaacagTTGTAAAGGGGTCCActgaaaggaaagagaaaccacCTCCAATTATGGAATCCTTGAGCAAGAAAGTGTATGGTCTAAAGCTGTGGATCTGGATTGCTGTAGGAGCCAGTTCTCTGATTCTGATCGCACTTATCGTCGTGATTGGAGTTGTTCAAAGAAGGAACAAACGGATGAAGGTGAGCGAAGGCAAGCAAGCAAGTGAGAAAGGAAGTGGCtcgtttaaaaatttttttttctttttttttttttttacacagaagaGGGTGAGGAAGCTGAGATCCATGCGGCAGCCTCTTACAGAAAACAACTACTGTCAGTGCAACAGGTATTTCCTCCAATTCCATTCCTCTGTGTAATACAGTGATACTAGTTGCAGTCAGTCTGAAGtttgtacaaaaaaatctaaatgttaaaccAAAATAAGGTATCTAATGttgtattgcattatatattctattataattaatataataaagatattTAATTAATAAGTTGTGCTATGTCATTTTGAGGACATCAGGACTCAATTTCTTTAATAAAGTAAGAGTAATAGGcaaaaaacaatagattttttaaatcaccaatatATTTTTAGTCTTCAAgagttgttttaatttgttttcatacCAAACTGTGTATAAAGATGATTATCAACTATGTTTTAACTGAAAGATTCAATATACacattttctttctgcaaaatgtgtgcaAAAATGACCATAAACTGGTTTTCTCATTACATACAGTGTATCTAtataaatctaatttgcatatcaATGTATTTTGGGGACaatatgtaatgaaaaaagaagtgtaataatgggagCAATAATTGACAAAATTTTcatgataatatataatatttcggtaacactttagaagaATGGTCCATtacttaatgttagttaactactttagttaacatgatctaagcaagaacaatccttctacaggatttattaatcttagttgatgttaatttcaacatttactaatgcattattcaaaacaaaagttgtgctcattaacattagttaatgcactgtgaattagcatgaactaacaatgaataactgtattttcattaactaacattaacaaagatgaatacatacagtaataaatgtattgttcattgtttgttcgtgttaattaataaattatctaacattaactaatggatcATTATTCTAAAGGGTTACCATTATTTCATAGACTActgattatatattatttctttcCCTATTCATTTGTCTCCCAAAATGcttaataaacatgtttttagtcccggtgtcctcatCTGAGGACATGCATGAAATCAACATCCTCTTTcgtaacagaaagtcatattttgatttgaaaccattTCCCTGATATGTTAatttatcacaattaaaaaaaattgacagatttaatgataattacaaaatattatcatatttccaaTAGAGTGTAACTAAAtaaatttctgacatttctgaagACCAAGAAGAGGGAGTGGTTATGGTGAAACCATGGTGACATTTTTCAGTATTGGTCAGTGTTGAATATTGAAATGTTTGTGGTTGTTTCCGTATTTTTTATCCCTTTGCCTTTTTAATACTGTACATTGGAATGCAGCATTGCATTTTTTGagttgtaagatttttttttcagttttcgaCAGAATACAGGTGTTTGCACCATATTGTATATTTACTGGTAATGTCAAAATGGATACAGCTTGGGATGTCATATTTACACAGTCCATATTTCTTATGTATTCTGGGggcacaacttttttttatttcctaattGGTAGTTAACAGTTCACATAAATTTAAGCATAAAGCATAAATGCACTACAGTAACTGCTACTGTTTCACAGAAGTCTTACAGCAGTTGTTTTTGTAGCACTGAGAAAGAAGTGGAGTTTGGAGTGCAAGCGAGGCCACTTCCAGTTCCCAGGCAACACCGCAACCCACGTACACGTACAGCAGGCCCAAAGCATACCAGCTGAGAGGAGCAGAGCgcaagacaacaacaaaaaaaccttgcCATGCTGGCCTGtggttttaaatgtgcttcttGCTTAATGATGTCAAATAAGACATGCACTTATCAAGATTTGTTTTAGAAATGGGCAATGATTATCTAGtgtttactgtacatttaaattacattactgTACATCGCAGAgtctataaaatgtttttactattgTACTATTTGAATGACAAGaatgttgaatgttttttttctttttaaataaaatttttatattattttaacatgctcCTGCATGTGTGGCTGCTGTGCATGTGTGGATTTCCCCACATTTTAATGAGCAGAAACTGGTGCAGCTGGAATTGTTGTAGTTCACAGGTGTCCATACGAGCACAGCTGTTCACAGACATGaaaccaaacagaaaaaaatgcatgtatattttttcATGTGCAGCATGAGAAAGAATACTATCTTATGAAAAGCTTTAAACAGATTTTGACAATAAAAATTATTCTTCTTTTACAATGCTCTTGCTAGGTTGGTACTCTT is a window of Carassius auratus strain Wakin chromosome 16, ASM336829v1, whole genome shotgun sequence DNA encoding:
- the cd4-2.2 gene encoding tyrosine-protein kinase-like otk translates to MAIFKILFILLALCIWCGKCDVFYKRVGEDVSMKCGVDSNSDIEWTFNGLLILSIKGKSGMRRKGTSHTASKASLNGDTLRVPKLETSDSGNYFCKQSEKQYEVYVVSVFVKPGPVLLKSSDAELHCEITGNPNTKVQWLRPPNNEEYKENNQVIQLKSVTSKEEGLWTCKVNDELKLSVTLTVVDLQSTDVNASTGDDIELPCSLPQRVSQRVLRGGWKADHLKEVSFPTLTNTNAGLHWDSKDLSRVNFTIGQLSTNFDVTLKNVQKSDEGLFVCTVEFEGGVILSAKMTLTVVEKKLSVVKGSTERKEKPPPIMESLSKKVYGLKLWIWIAVGASSLILIALIVVIGVVQRRNKRMKKRVRKLRSMRQPLTENNYCQCNSTEKEVEFGVQARPLPVPRQHRNPRTRTAGPKHTS